Proteins from a single region of Crassaminicella profunda:
- a CDS encoding cytidine deaminase family protein codes for MEDLIEKDLELIEKASETIKKNYDNIKYNHTVAVAVRCKNGKIYTGVNVYSLHGACAEQVAIGSAITNGEREFECLVAVKGENGDEILPPCGNCRQFLSDYMPDLKVIIETKSKLKKIEVKELLPFAYSVPE; via the coding sequence ATGGAAGATTTAATAGAAAAAGATTTAGAACTAATAGAAAAAGCATCTGAAACAATAAAAAAGAATTATGATAACATAAAATATAATCATACAGTTGCTGTGGCGGTTAGATGCAAAAATGGGAAAATATATACAGGGGTAAATGTTTATTCTCTTCATGGTGCTTGTGCTGAACAGGTAGCAATTGGTTCGGCTATAACTAATGGAGAAAGAGAATTTGAATGTTTAGTTGCTGTGAAAGGTGAAAATGGTGATGAGATATTGCCACCATGTGGAAATTGTAGACAGTTTCTTTCTGACTATATGCCTGACTTAAAAGTGATCATTGAAACAAAAAGTAAATTAAAAAAAATTGAAGTAAAAGAATTATTACCTTTTGCTTATTCAGTTCCAGAATAA
- a CDS encoding CPCC family cysteine-rich protein, whose product MKDIDKRFLPKISYEKTTNMETKVEIDIRKKAACPCCGSITIPNNGDALAYICPICFWEIDTFISREDEESDQNHGLTLVKARQNFKKFGAVLPHLKKYCRQPIEGEYPIK is encoded by the coding sequence ATGAAAGATATAGATAAAAGGTTTTTGCCGAAAATAAGCTATGAAAAAACAACAAATATGGAAACCAAAGTAGAAATTGATATAAGAAAAAAAGCAGCGTGTCCTTGCTGTGGATCTATTACAATCCCTAATAATGGTGATGCACTTGCTTATATATGTCCTATATGCTTTTGGGAGATAGATACTTTCATTTCGAGGGAAGATGAAGAAAGTGATCAAAATCATGGACTGACTTTAGTTAAAGCAAGACAAAATTTCAAAAAATTTGGAGCAGTACTCCCCCATTTAAAAAAATATTGCCGACAGCCTATAGAAGGTGAATATCCAATAAAATAA